TTGGGGATTTCTATCAAGGCCAGAAGATGGACCAGCTTTCCGTGGATGCATTACTAGGtaattggaagtatctaagggCATTGAACATGAGTTGGTTACCCATCAAGAGTTTGCCGGACTCAATTGGTGAACTGCTCCATTTAAGGTATCTAGACCTCTCGTATAATGGTAATCTACAAGTACTCCCTAAACCAATTACAAATCTATATAATCTTCAGACTTTGAATTTAGTTGGGTGTGGAGGTTTGAAAGAGTTGCCAAAAGATTTGAGCAAGATGGTTAAGCTTAGGGCCTTAGATTTAAAAGGTTGTGATCAGCTAATATGTATGCCGAGATGCATGGGTAAGTTGACTAGCCTTCACACACTTACTTTGTTTGTGGTGGGAAGTACAAGTTCAAGTAGGAAGGAGCTGTTTTCTGGGCTAGAAGACTTGAAAGCACTTAGGAACTTGAAAGGTTATCTTAAAATCAAGATACCCTTAATGAAGACGGGTGCAAAGGTGGGTATGAAAAAGGATGGACGAGAGGGAGGATGCTTGGAGAACAAGGAAAATCTGAAAGATGTGGAGTTTCTTTTCTGTGGGGATGAGGGTGAGGGAAGAGCGGAGTATAATGAAGTAGTGATGGAAGAGTTGCAGCTACATTCTAATCTCGAGAGGTTAACGATGCGTGGATATCATGGCGTGAGAATACCACCATGGCCAATGGGTGACAACTTGTCAACCTTTCTTCCTAATCTCGTTCAAATGATGTTTACCAGTTGTCCGAAATTGCAGTATTTGGGACACCTACGGTTTCCTCAGTTGAAAAGATTAGAGGTGAGCAGTTGCCCAAACCTAATAGCCATTCTTCATTGTCCTGTATTGGAAGACTTAACTTTATATGATTTCAATAAAAGATTGGAAATCATACCTTCTAGTGGTATTCCCTCAActtgttcttcttcttcttcttcttcttcttcttcttcttcttcttcttcttcttcttcttcttcttcttcttcttcttcttcttcttctaattcttcttcttcttcttcttcttcttcttcttcttcttcttcttcttcttcttcttcttcttcttcttcttcttcttcttcttcttcttcttcttcttttgatGTTGGTCCTAAACTAAGGGATGTTAAAATAGACAACGTTGCTTGGCTTAATTCGTTGCCCAAGGATCCTTTTCAGGGTGGTGCGAAGCTCCTCATATGGGGGGACATGAAAACGGAGAGTTTGGGAGAAGCTAGTGAGGTGTTCCGTAGCTGCTCATCTTCTCTGAAATCCTTGATAATTATGGAGTCCAATTTGAGGAGTATTGTATCCGGAGGATTAGAGCATCTCACCGCGTTAGAGGAGTTAGAAATTTCAAATTTGTAATTGCGCTGATCTAAGTCTATCTGATGAAGTAGAGAGAGAGTATGGCATTTGTATGCCATGGCAACCCTTCCATCACTCTCTCCGCTCCTTGAAATTGATGTCACTCTGTAAGTTGGTAGTTATGCCGGATTGGATACAATACTTGACTTGTTTCGAAACCCTTTTAAATTGGAATTGCAAAGGAGTAGAATCCCTGCCGAATTGGATGTCCAAACTCACCTCCCTTAGGGAGCTTCGGCTTTGGAACTGCTCGGAACACCTCATAGAAAGATGTCAACAGTTCAATGGGGAGGACTGGCCCCACATTCAGCACATCCCCTCCATTGTAATCTATTAATCCGGCCATGATTGCTCGAGGTAAGCCTTAAGTATTCCTATGCTACTTTGTGCTTAAAATACAATTACTCCGTACTTTTTATATAAGTTACAGTTATTTGCTAACAGTATTTCCAGATTTCCGTCTTTCagtttaattgatttttttttgacaagtatGCACGGTATTTACATCTTCCGCAAGTTGCATCCTTTTTTACATGATTGTGGTTCCAAAGATTTCTTGAAGACAGAGTTGCTGCTATTCTCCCATTAGAAACTTGTCATGTTTCATATTTGTTTGACTCTTTCGAATTTCCTtgcatgtttttttttgaagtagAACATTCCCGATGGTTTCATGTTACTATGTTAGCTAAGTTATCCTGAAGCGAAGCAATTTGCTAATTGCTTCATTGTAATGATTCAGTTAACATCTGTAGAATGTAATTCTGCTGTAATGTTAGTAATGATTCAGTTGATATTGTCTTATGACTTGAAGAGTTGAAGAATTGAAGGTGACTGGGGTTTGTGAATTATTTTGGCTTAGTACCTATGTAGTTTCTGTACTGCCATATGCAAAGCTAGGAAATCCTTTTCCACCCCAAATATTAAAATACTCCATCGTGAGGTGTCAAAGAGTTTGGCAAGTATTAAAATACTCCATTACTTAGCTTTCCTATTTACTCATTGGTTAAGGTAACAAAAAAGTCAACTAAAAATTTCCTTTTTCATATGCTGTGTCGAGGAGTATATATATGCCTCGTGAGCTTTCGTCAAAAAGAGAGCCACATAATATTAACCCTATACACAATACCTAAACACAAACCCTAAATCCTATTAGAGATCTGAGCAGTCGAATTTAGAGGAGAATTGCGTTGATCTTGGGGGCGTTTATCACTTGAGAGCACTGGTAGTGTTCGCTTCTAAGTCGTCAGTGGCCTTCATACCACGGCACAATCATTGTAATCATTATCAATCAAGTAAAGTTATtaaatttatcttatttatttgatttcaaTAGCCTTATTTCTTACAGTGAAGTGGTCTTTAAATCTTGAATATTTCTTGAAAATGTCTGCAAATAAGATGGAAGAGGAAGAACAATCGAAGATGCTTCCAGAAGAGATGATAGTTGAGGTTTTATTGAGGCTTCCTGCTAAATCCGTTGGCCGATTTCGTTGCGTCTCAAATCGGTGGAGTTGTCTGCTAACCGAACCCCAATTCATCAAATCCCACCTAAATCGAATTAAACAACACCCAACAACAGAGGAACCAATATTTTTTTGTTCCCCTGATTCTGGCATCTTCTATTCTACCCAGTTGAACAATGCCATTGCCCACCACCTGTTCGACGAAATGACTTGTTTTGCTGCAAGACTCACTTTTGATGATCATCGCTTTTATTCATCACATCGTCCAGATGGTTCTTGTGATGGTTTGATCTTAATGAAGAATGATCATCTAAATAAGTTGTTTCTGATTAATCCAATAACAAGGGAGGTTAAGGAATTGCCGAGTTTGTCTTATGCTCCCGAATCTCATGTTAGTTGCAACACGTATGGACTGGGGCATGATTCAATTAATGATGATTATAAGGTGGTTATGATTTCTCATAATATGATTtctcgtaatatgattaaaccTTATTGTATGTGTGTTGATGTTTATTCTGTTAGAAATGGTACTTGGAAGAGAGTTGACAATTCTTCTTATGATCTTATTCTCGGTGAGGGTGATCCGGGATTTTTCATTGATGGGAGTATCTATTGGATAGCTAGAAAGGCTTCGGATGACTCATATGTTATCTCATATATAATGTTATTGCAACATTTGATTTTGGGGAAGAGAAGTTTGGCGAACTGCCATTTCCGAGTTTGGTTGACAGTGAGAAGAAATGTACCTGTATGGACTGTTTAATTGATGATGAAAAAGAACACTGTTAGAATGGTGGCGCTTGAAGGGTATCTTTGCGGGTTCGCTGATATCTTTGAGTCACTTGATGCTTGGATGATGAAAGAATATGGCTTCCACGAATGGACTAAAATGTTTCTCACTCGTGTCTCTGATCCAATGTATAGGCCTATATGTTTGCAAATTGTGTTGGCCATGCGTGATGAAAATACCAAAGAGAAATTGACAATCTACAATTCAGAAGATGGAACTTTAAAGGATATTGTAGTTGATGGCATTCCAGGTAAATTTGTGGTTGGAGGGAGCTTCATCGAGACCCTTGTCTCGCCTCATTGCAATAATGGAGTTGTGTGACAACTGACAAGTTTAGGCTTCAGTTACTAACTTACTACTAAGTACTAATATATAAGGGGGGAAATATCAGCTTAGTAATATGATGCATACTTGTTGCTTATTTTTGCAAAGTTTCAGAAACTTGTAGTAATGTTTTCGAATTTCCTTTGATGATTTTTTGTTTGGTTTAAACCTTGCCATGAGATTGTGATACTGGGCAAGTGCtgataaatttgttttatattcttCATATTAATGTAGTCATGCTAGTAATTTGGTTTGGTTCTCAGTAAGAATGTTATGGTATAAGAATAAGATTCATAACTCAATTTTAGCGCTGTACTTTGAATGCTTCTGGTAATTTTCGACCTCCTATGCTGCCACAAACCTGCTTGTTTGCAGAATCCCAGAGAAATACTTTAGTCTTTTACCTTTTGATGATCAACCAAACAAATGATCAATATATACAATCGTCGGTCTATTGTTACTTGTTAGATGATACTCCCTCATCCCGCAATACTCGAAACGGTctgactttttacactattcatattATTCACTTTTACCCTATTTTATGTCaattatatgaaaataaatgttagtatacaATATATCGTTGGTTTCATCttaatatgtattttcaaaatattaatattttataagtttttataatgttAGTATACAATAT
This sequence is a window from Spinacia oleracea cultivar Varoflay chromosome 1, BTI_SOV_V1, whole genome shotgun sequence. Protein-coding genes within it:
- the LOC130471720 gene encoding F-box/kelch-repeat protein At3g06240-like isoform X1 produces the protein MIARVKWSLNLEYFLKMSANKMEEEEQSKMLPEEMIVEVLLRLPAKSVGRFRCVSNRWSCLLTEPQFIKSHLNRIKQHPTTEEPIFFCSPDSGIFYSTQLNNAIAHHLFDEMTCFAARLTFDDHRFYSSHRPDGSCDGLILMKNDHLNKLFLINPITREVKELPSLSYAPESHVSCNTYGLGHDSINDDYKVVMISHNMISRNMIKPYCMCVDVYSVRNGTWKRVDNSSYDLILGEGDPGFFIDGSIYWIARKASDDSYVISYIMLLQHLILGKRSLANCHFRVWLTVRRNVPVWTV
- the LOC130471720 gene encoding F-box/kelch-repeat protein At3g06240-like isoform X2 — encoded protein: MEEEEQSKMLPEEMIVEVLLRLPAKSVGRFRCVSNRWSCLLTEPQFIKSHLNRIKQHPTTEEPIFFCSPDSGIFYSTQLNNAIAHHLFDEMTCFAARLTFDDHRFYSSHRPDGSCDGLILMKNDHLNKLFLINPITREVKELPSLSYAPESHVSCNTYGLGHDSINDDYKVVMISHNMISRNMIKPYCMCVDVYSVRNGTWKRVDNSSYDLILGEGDPGFFIDGSIYWIARKASDDSYVISYIMLLQHLILGKRSLANCHFRVWLTVRRNVPVWTV